A window of the Janthinobacterium agaricidamnosum NBRC 102515 = DSM 9628 genome harbors these coding sequences:
- the prfB gene encoding peptide chain release factor 2 (programmed frameshift), whose translation MEAERINSLSALLADLTTREAELRRYLDFTVKSEKLEQVNEELEDPTVWNDPKRAQDLGKEKKSLEAVVFTLTKADADLRDMGDLFAMAREEQDDDTLEALITDVEDIRSVIEGMEFRRMFNNPMDGNNCFIDIQAGAGGTEAQDWASMLLRQYLRYCERKGFKVEILEQSEGEVAGIKTATLKVEGDYAYGFLRTETGVHRLVRKSPFDSANGRHTSFTSLFVYPEVDDSIEIDVNPADIRVDTYRASGAGGQHINKTDSAVRMTHAPTGIVVQCQNDRSQHRNRAEAMEMLKAKLYEHELRKRMSEQQKLEDSKTDVGWGHQIRSYVLDQSRIKDLRTGFETGNTKGVLDGDIDEFISASLKQGV comes from the exons ATGGAAGCCGAACGTATCAACTCCCTGTCCGCCCTGCTCGCCGATCTGACGACCCGCGAAGCCGAACTTCGGAGGTATCTT GACTTCACTGTCAAGTCGGAGAAACTAGAGCAAGTCAATGAAGAGCTGGAAGATCCTACCGTCTGGAACGATCCGAAGCGCGCCCAGGACCTGGGCAAAGAGAAAAAATCGCTGGAAGCCGTGGTTTTCACGCTGACCAAGGCCGACGCCGACCTGCGCGACATGGGCGACCTGTTCGCCATGGCCCGCGAAGAGCAGGACGACGACACGCTGGAAGCGCTGATCACCGACGTCGAAGACATCCGCAGCGTCATCGAAGGCATGGAATTCCGCCGCATGTTCAACAATCCGATGGATGGCAACAACTGCTTCATCGATATCCAGGCCGGCGCCGGCGGTACCGAAGCCCAGGACTGGGCCTCGATGCTGCTGCGTCAATACCTGCGCTATTGCGAACGCAAGGGCTTCAAGGTCGAGATCCTGGAACAGTCCGAGGGTGAAGTCGCCGGCATCAAGACCGCCACGCTGAAGGTCGAGGGCGATTACGCCTATGGCTTCCTGCGCACCGAAACCGGGGTCCACCGCCTGGTGCGCAAGTCGCCGTTCGACTCGGCCAACGGCCGCCATACCTCGTTCACCAGCCTGTTCGTCTATCCGGAAGTCGACGATTCGATCGAGATCGACGTCAACCCGGCCGATATCCGGGTCGATACCTACCGCGCCTCCGGCGCCGGCGGCCAGCACATCAATAAAACCGACTCCGCGGTGCGCATGACCCACGCCCCGACCGGCATCGTGGTGCAGTGCCAGAACGACCGTTCGCAGCACCGCAACCGCGCCGAAGCGATGGAAATGCTGAAAGCGAAACTGTACGAACATGAGCTGCGCAAGCGCATGAGCGAACAGCAAAAGCTGGAAGACTCGAAGACCGACGTCGGCTGGGGCCACCAGATCCGTTCCTACGTGCTGGACCAGTCGCGCATCAAGGATTTGCGCACCGGTTTCGAAACCGGCAACACCAAGGGCGTGCTGGACGGCGATATCGACGAATTCATTTCCGCCTCGCTGAAACAGGGCGTGTAA
- the ppnN gene encoding nucleotide 5'-monophosphate nucleosidase PpnN, which produces MEHDVVDTLVSPEGRLDVLSKTEVNKLLDTSQGGLYNTFRNCALAVLNCGSTIDDGKELLERYESFDISIIQRERGIKLEIKGAPAIAFVDGKMVKGIHEHLFAVLRDIIFVSDEVTGNPKFDLHSTEGVTDAVFHILRNANVLQTQLNPNLVVCWGGHSINRAEYNYSKEVGYQMGLRGLDICTGCGPGAMKGPMKGATIGHAKQRLHNGRYLGITEPGIIAAESPNPIVNDLVIMPDIEKRLEAFVRVGHGIVVFPGGAGTAEEILYILGILLHPDNAHIPFPLIFTGPETSREYFIQINQFISDTLGPEALQRYKIIIDDPELVAREMQDGIKQVREFRKAHSDAYYFNWLLKIDQEFQKPFAPNHDNMRNLSLHKNQATHLLAANLRRAFSGVVAGNVKDEGIRAIEKHGHFEIHGDAAIMGPMDALLASFVAQHRMKLAGKAYTPCYRVIQ; this is translated from the coding sequence ATGGAACATGACGTTGTCGATACTCTGGTTTCACCCGAGGGCCGCCTGGACGTGCTCTCCAAGACTGAAGTGAATAAATTGCTCGATACTAGCCAGGGCGGCTTGTACAACACCTTCCGCAATTGCGCATTGGCGGTACTCAATTGCGGCAGCACCATCGATGATGGCAAGGAATTGTTGGAGCGCTACGAATCCTTCGATATCAGCATCATCCAGCGCGAGCGCGGCATCAAGCTGGAGATCAAGGGCGCGCCGGCGATCGCTTTCGTCGACGGCAAGATGGTCAAGGGCATCCACGAACACTTGTTTGCCGTGCTGCGCGACATTATCTTTGTCAGCGATGAAGTCACCGGCAACCCGAAATTCGACTTGCACAGCACCGAAGGCGTGACCGACGCGGTCTTTCATATCTTGCGCAACGCCAATGTGCTGCAAACCCAGCTGAACCCGAACCTGGTGGTGTGCTGGGGCGGCCACTCGATCAACCGCGCCGAATACAATTATTCGAAGGAAGTCGGCTACCAGATGGGCTTGCGCGGCCTGGATATCTGCACCGGCTGCGGCCCGGGCGCGATGAAGGGCCCGATGAAGGGCGCCACCATCGGCCACGCCAAGCAGCGGCTGCACAATGGCCGCTACCTCGGCATCACCGAGCCGGGCATCATCGCCGCCGAATCGCCGAACCCGATCGTCAACGACCTGGTCATCATGCCGGACATCGAAAAGCGCCTGGAAGCGTTCGTGCGCGTCGGTCACGGCATCGTGGTCTTCCCGGGCGGCGCCGGCACCGCCGAAGAGATCCTGTACATCCTCGGCATTTTGCTGCACCCGGACAATGCGCATATCCCGTTCCCGCTGATTTTCACCGGGCCGGAAACCTCGCGCGAATATTTTATCCAGATTAACCAGTTCATCAGCGACACGCTGGGACCGGAAGCGCTGCAGCGCTACAAGATCATCATCGACGATCCGGAACTGGTGGCGCGTGAAATGCAGGATGGCATCAAGCAAGTGCGCGAATTCCGCAAGGCCCACAGCGACGCCTATTATTTCAACTGGCTGCTGAAGATCGACCAGGAATTCCAGAAGCCGTTCGCGCCTAACCATGACAACATGCGCAACCTGAGCCTGCATAAAAACCAGGCCACGCATTTGCTGGCGGCCAATTTACGGCGCGCGTTTTCGGGCGTGGTGGCCGGTAACGTCAAGGATGAAGGTATCCGCGCGATCGAAAAGCACGGCCATTTCGAGATCCACGGCGACGCCGCGATCATGGGACCGATGGATGCGCTGCTGGCCTCGTTCGTCGCGCAGCACCGCATGAAACTGGCCGGCAAGGCGTACACGCCGTGCTACCGGGTGATCCAGTAA
- the lysS gene encoding lysine--tRNA ligase: protein MTTENQEHAAAPDENKIIAERRAKLSALREQGVAFPNDFRPEHKAADLHAQYDAKTREELEAAPVSVVLAGRMMLKREAGKKAAFATLQDASGPKADGRIQIYATLDLTGEAAMAALHHYDLGDILGVTGTLFKTKTDELTIKVTELRLITKSLRPLPDKFHGLADQETKYRQRYVDLIMSEETRRTFKARTAAISSIRRFMEKNDFMEVETPMLHTIPGGAAAKPFITHHNALDMQMFLRIAPELYLKRLVVGGFDRVFEINRNFRNEGVSIRHNPEFTMMEFYAAYTDYKWLMDFTEAVIRQAAIDAHGTATLTYGGRELDLAKPFHRLTIVGAINKYAPHYSNEQLQDAEFIKAELKKFGVKPFASAGLGALQLALFEETAEAQLWEPTYIIDYPVEVSPLARASDTVAGITERFELFMVGREIANGFSELNDAEDQSARFLAQVAAKDAGDEEAMFYDADYIRALEYGMPPAGGCGIGIDRLMMIITDSPNIRDVLLFPHLRREE, encoded by the coding sequence ATGACCACGGAAAACCAAGAACACGCCGCAGCACCCGATGAAAACAAAATCATCGCCGAGCGCCGCGCCAAGCTCTCCGCCTTGCGCGAACAAGGCGTCGCCTTCCCTAACGATTTCCGTCCTGAACACAAGGCCGCCGACCTGCACGCGCAGTACGACGCCAAGACCCGCGAAGAACTCGAAGCGGCGCCCGTCAGCGTGGTGCTGGCCGGCCGCATGATGCTGAAACGCGAAGCCGGCAAGAAAGCCGCCTTCGCCACGCTGCAAGACGCGTCCGGCCCGAAAGCCGACGGCCGCATCCAGATCTACGCCACGCTGGACCTGACCGGCGAAGCCGCGATGGCCGCGCTGCACCACTACGACCTGGGCGACATCCTGGGCGTGACCGGCACGCTGTTCAAGACCAAGACCGACGAACTGACCATCAAGGTCACCGAGCTGCGCCTGATCACCAAGTCGCTGCGTCCGCTGCCCGACAAATTCCACGGCCTGGCCGACCAGGAAACCAAGTACCGCCAGCGCTACGTCGACCTGATCATGAGCGAAGAAACGCGGCGCACCTTCAAGGCGCGCACCGCGGCGATTTCGTCGATCCGCCGCTTCATGGAAAAGAATGACTTCATGGAAGTCGAAACGCCGATGCTGCACACCATCCCCGGCGGCGCGGCGGCCAAGCCTTTCATCACCCACCACAATGCGCTGGACATGCAAATGTTCCTGCGCATCGCGCCCGAGCTGTACCTGAAGCGCCTGGTGGTCGGCGGCTTCGACCGCGTGTTCGAGATCAACCGCAACTTCCGCAACGAAGGCGTGTCGATCCGTCACAATCCTGAATTCACGATGATGGAATTCTACGCGGCCTACACCGACTACAAATGGCTGATGGACTTCACCGAAGCCGTCATCCGCCAGGCCGCGATCGACGCTCACGGCACCGCCACGCTGACCTACGGCGGCCGCGAGCTGGACCTGGCCAAGCCGTTCCACCGCCTGACCATCGTCGGCGCGATCAATAAATATGCTCCGCACTACAGCAACGAGCAATTGCAAGACGCCGAATTCATCAAGGCGGAATTGAAGAAGTTCGGCGTCAAGCCGTTCGCCAGCGCCGGCCTGGGCGCGCTGCAACTGGCGCTGTTCGAAGAAACCGCCGAGGCGCAGCTGTGGGAACCGACCTACATCATCGACTACCCGGTCGAAGTGTCGCCGCTGGCGCGCGCCTCCGACACGGTGGCCGGCATCACCGAACGCTTCGAACTGTTCATGGTCGGCCGCGAAATCGCCAACGGCTTCTCCGAGTTGAACGACGCCGAAGACCAGTCGGCGCGCTTCCTGGCGCAAGTGGCGGCCAAGGACGCCGGCGATGAAGAGGCGATGTTCTACGACGCCGACTACATCCGCGCGCTGGAATACGGCATGCCGCCGGCCGGCGGTTGCGGCATCGGCATCGACCGTTTGATGATGATCATCACCGACTCGCCGAACATCCGCGACGTGCTGCTGTTCCCGCACCTGCGCCGCGAAGAGTAA
- a CDS encoding bifunctional 2',3'-cyclic-nucleotide 2'-phosphodiesterase/3'-nucleotidase, with the protein MRPSRGFLLFPLLLAGCGALPPAAQSTPAGTSATLALLETTDLHGNVLSYDYYKLAPEPAIGLERTATLIAQARAQYANNLLLDNGDTIQGTALADYQALVQPVRCDQPLAVYKALNLLKADGGGIGNHEFNYGLAYLSQVTGSQFQVGGVDGSKPRCAGPDFPQVLANVYSVKTRQPLFAPYRIIDKQVSATGPDGQPLTATIKVGIIGFTTPTILAWDKRWLAGNIYTEGVRETAQKYLPEMRSKGADLIVAISHGGLDGSPYSPTMENGSYYLSQVPGIDAMLIGHSHQVFPNPASTVPQFDLPGVDKARGLVNGVPTVMANLWGKHLGVIGLHLTFDGKAWAVDRNKTTVEARSIQNPDKSYVAPDPRIAALVAAEHAATIRYVQTPIGKTDFRMSSYFADVGDVSAIQVVNQAQRDYLASYVKANLPQYAGLPVLSMSSPFKSGSAGVGDYTDVKEGNLALNNAADLYLYPNSLYGVKLSGAEVKAWLERSAERFNTIDPAKTGPQELINTAYPSYNFDTITSQDVAYVIDVTQAPGRRIKDLTYRGQPVAATQQFLVATNNYRASGGGNFPGLDGSKTILASPDNNRELLIAYIAAARTLSRAANGSSRSWSFARVATKGPVVFHSAPNMGDLAKAAGLRNVTMSQADDGAGKGFALYSIDLSK; encoded by the coding sequence ATGCGCCCATCCCGAGGTTTCCTGTTATTTCCCTTGCTATTGGCCGGCTGCGGCGCCTTGCCGCCGGCGGCGCAGAGCACGCCGGCCGGAACCAGCGCCACGCTGGCGCTGCTGGAAACCACCGACTTGCACGGCAATGTGCTCAGCTACGATTATTACAAGCTCGCGCCGGAACCGGCTATCGGTCTGGAACGCACCGCCACGCTGATCGCCCAGGCGCGCGCGCAGTACGCCAATAATCTGCTGCTCGATAACGGCGACACCATCCAGGGCACCGCGCTGGCCGATTACCAGGCGCTGGTGCAGCCGGTGCGCTGCGACCAGCCGCTGGCGGTCTACAAGGCGCTGAATCTGCTGAAAGCCGATGGCGGCGGCATCGGCAACCATGAATTCAATTACGGCCTGGCGTATTTGAGCCAGGTCACCGGCAGCCAGTTCCAGGTCGGCGGCGTCGATGGATCGAAGCCGCGCTGCGCCGGACCGGATTTTCCGCAAGTGCTGGCCAACGTCTACAGCGTCAAGACGCGCCAGCCGCTGTTTGCGCCGTACCGCATCATCGACAAGCAGGTCAGCGCCACCGGCCCGGACGGCCAGCCGCTGACGGCCACCATCAAGGTCGGCATCATCGGTTTTACCACCCCGACCATCCTGGCGTGGGACAAGCGCTGGCTGGCCGGGAATATCTATACCGAAGGCGTGCGCGAAACCGCGCAAAAATACCTGCCCGAGATGCGCAGCAAGGGCGCCGACCTGATCGTCGCCATTTCGCACGGCGGCCTGGATGGCAGCCCGTATTCGCCGACGATGGAAAACGGCAGCTATTATTTGTCGCAAGTGCCGGGCATCGACGCGATGCTGATCGGCCATTCGCACCAGGTATTCCCGAATCCGGCCAGCACCGTCCCGCAATTCGATTTGCCGGGCGTGGACAAGGCCAGGGGCCTGGTCAACGGCGTGCCGACCGTGATGGCCAATTTGTGGGGCAAGCATTTGGGCGTGATCGGCTTGCACCTGACGTTCGACGGCAAGGCGTGGGCGGTCGACAGGAATAAGACCACGGTCGAGGCGCGCAGCATCCAGAATCCCGACAAGAGTTATGTCGCGCCGGATCCACGCATCGCCGCGCTGGTCGCGGCAGAGCACGCGGCCACCATCCGCTATGTGCAAACGCCGATCGGCAAGACCGATTTTCGCATGAGCTCGTATTTCGCCGACGTCGGCGACGTCAGCGCGATCCAGGTGGTGAACCAGGCGCAGCGCGATTACCTGGCCAGCTATGTCAAGGCCAACCTGCCGCAATACGCCGGCTTGCCGGTGCTGTCGATGTCGTCGCCGTTCAAGAGCGGTTCGGCCGGCGTCGGCGACTATACCGACGTCAAGGAGGGCAATCTGGCGCTGAACAATGCCGCCGATTTGTACCTGTATCCGAATTCGCTGTACGGCGTCAAGCTGAGCGGGGCCGAAGTGAAGGCGTGGCTGGAACGTTCGGCCGAGCGGTTTAATACCATCGATCCAGCGAAAACCGGGCCGCAGGAATTGATCAATACGGCCTACCCAAGCTATAACTTCGATACCATCACCAGCCAGGATGTCGCTTATGTCATCGACGTTACGCAGGCGCCGGGCCGGCGCATCAAGGATTTGACGTACCGGGGCCAGCCGGTGGCCGCAACGCAGCAATTCCTGGTCGCGACCAATAATTACCGCGCCAGCGGCGGCGGCAATTTCCCTGGCCTGGACGGCAGCAAGACTATTCTGGCGTCGCCGGACAATAATCGCGAATTGCTGATCGCCTATATCGCGGCGGCCAGGACGCTGAGCCGGGCCGCCAACGGTTCCAGCCGCAGCTGGTCGTTCGCCAGGGTGGCCACCAAGGGGCCGGTGGTGTTCCATTCGGCGCCGAACATGGGCGATCTAGCCAAGGCGGCCGGCTTGCGCAATGTGACGATGTCGCAAGCCGACGATGGCGCCGGCAAGGGGTTTGCGCTGTACAGCATCGATCTGTCGAAATAA